A portion of the Pithys albifrons albifrons isolate INPA30051 chromosome 1, PitAlb_v1, whole genome shotgun sequence genome contains these proteins:
- the TEX30 gene encoding testis-expressed protein 30 produces the protein MSGRGEVKVKIPFGNKFLDAIFSVPEEKTTYGVILTHGAGGDMNFPHLLSLAAYLASHGVLCLRFTCKGLNVAYRTKAFKTVVEYLKLSDDYKLSGVFLAGRSMGSRAAASLIRQLSQDDDDDDFIQGLICLSYPLHRPKLQYKLRDEDLLCIRCPVLFVSGSADEMCEKKLLEGVASKMKAPKKIHWIDKANHGMAVKGRTTDDVMEEINAQVFSWLRENVQLEHK, from the exons ATGAGCGGGCGGGGAGAG GTTAAAGTGAAAATACCTTTTGGAAACAAATTCCTTGATGCTATCTTTTCTGtcccagaggaaaaaacaacatATGGAGTGATTCTTACCCATGGAGCTGGAGGGGATATGAATTTCCCTCACCTGCTGTCCTTGGCAGCCTATCTTGCATCCCATGGAGTTCTGTGCCTGCGGTTCACTTGTAAAGGCCTTAATGTTGCATACAGGACTAAGGCTTTCAAAACAGTTGTG GAATACTTAAAACTTTCTGATGATTATAAACTTTCTGGTGTCTTCCTTGCAG GCCGTTCCATGGGCTCACgagctgctgcctctctgaTACGTCAGTTGAGccaggatgatgatgatgatgacttcATTCAAGGTCTCATATGTTTATCTTACCCATTGCATCGACCAAAACTTCAGTACAAGCTACGGGATGAGGATTTATTATGTATTAGGTGTCCAGTGCTGTTTGTCTCAGGATCAGCAGATGAGATGTGTGAAAAA AAATTGCTAGAAGGTGTGGCAAGCAAAATGAAAGCccctaaaaaaatccattggATTGATAAAGCTAACCATGGGATGGCGGTCAAAGGCCGAACAACAGATGATGTCATGGAAGAAATAAATGCTCAAGTTTTTTCATGGCTTAGAGAGAATGTTCAATTGGAGCACAAATAA